A stretch of DNA from Ruminococcus albus 7 = DSM 20455:
GTATTCCTGTCAAAGGGTAATTTTGAATTGTTGTCATCGAAAAAGATAACATAAAAATATATTGTCCAAGACTTAAACAATCTCGTTTATTCGTGTAATTTCTTTCAACATAATGTGCGAAACAGCCTAATAACAATCCGCCTAAAAACGTTCCAACAATTCCAAAATCCAAATAAAACGGGAATAGAGTTGATGCTGTTGCATTTGTTTGTATTTCATAACCGACAAACAAAAAATCCTTTGCTTGTCCAGACATAGTTTGTTGACCTGTTAAAAAATCATGACCTATCACTCCTAATGTTCTAAGAAAAACAATTGGAATATCAATAATTGAGCTGAAGGTAGCTTTTCCAAATAAGGTCCACGATTGACTTGTGCCGTTCTTAATCAGTGCGGATAAGTACGGTAAGCCAGAAAAATAGTAAATTGTTCCTTCTATTATAAGACCATTATCACGATTGATCCTTTTTGATATAATTTGCACTATAAATATTAATAATACACTACATGGTACAATATACCTTTTATAACCACTTAGTACTTTTTTTATATTAAACCCATTCTTAATAACAACTGCCCAAAAAACGTATAATATTATTGTTACGAACAAAGATCTTCCAGCAGTTGCTAACACAAGCCATAACGCATCTAAAATAGACACGATGATCAATTGATATTTAAATTTTTTATTTGATATTTCTTCGGCCATTAATAGTATTGTTGCAACCATCACGGGTCGAATAATATAGTCTACCAGCATCAATTCTGGTGTACTAAATATTGAATACTCTCCGTATGTTCGATATCTCAAGGCGTTCATTCCTTGTGATGGACCATACATTAGTAGTATTGGGATAGTTTTCTTTAGAATCGGTATTGACACTATCCAGCATAATATAGATGCAGTAATTACTTTTTTTCTTTGCCTATCACTATTGAATTCAATTTCACCAGATTGTCCTTGTGTTTCTTCAATCGGTGAAATAAGAAAGACCAAATTATAAGCAACTAAATATGCCATAGCTGCAAAATACACAGTTCCATCAATTGGATAATATGGAACAACATTTAGCAGATAGATCAAAAATCCTACTAGCCACACCACATTCTGTACTTGTACTGGTCTAACTCGCTTGATTCTGGTTTTATTGGTTTTATATTGTAAGCACATACAGGTAATACATACCACTATCGCCAAAATATTATATATAAAATCCTGTTTCATTATGCCCTCATATTCATCATCAATTATCTTTTGATTAATGCTATTATTATATTTATACGCATTTTCAGTTTCATTCTCAAAGAATACTTACTCTTTTCGCCTGTTTGACTAGCGTTTTTACCATGTCGCCTATATTTAATTAATGCGTCATTTATAAATATGCTATTACCGTATTTCTCAGAAATTAGCCCGATCCATACGTCATGCATCGGAATCTCCTTTGGAAACGGTAATACATACTTTAAGATAGAACGATTGAATGCCATACAGCATCCAATGTAGCTATTTCTTATGATATTTCTCATTAATCCTTTCTTGCAATTTCTCAAATTGAAATATGAGGGATTAATAACTATTAAATTCTCATTTACGATTTCTGCATCTGATACTACGCACGTATATTGCTTAAGATACCTTTTCATAACAGATACTTTATTTATCTTCCAAACATCATCTTGATCAGATAAAAAAATGAAATCACCCGAAGCGTGCTTTAGAGCATTTTCTA
This window harbors:
- a CDS encoding O-antigen polymerase translates to MKQDFIYNILAIVVCITCMCLQYKTNKTRIKRVRPVQVQNVVWLVGFLIYLLNVVPYYPIDGTVYFAAMAYLVAYNLVFLISPIEETQGQSGEIEFNSDRQRKKVITASILCWIVSIPILKKTIPILLMYGPSQGMNALRYRTYGEYSIFSTPELMLVDYIIRPVMVATILLMAEEISNKKFKYQLIIVSILDALWLVLATAGRSLFVTIILYVFWAVVIKNGFNIKKVLSGYKRYIVPCSVLLIFIVQIISKRINRDNGLIIEGTIYYFSGLPYLSALIKNGTSQSWTLFGKATFSSIIDIPIVFLRTLGVIGHDFLTGQQTMSGQAKDFLFVGYEIQTNATASTLFPFYLDFGIVGTFLGGLLLGCFAHYVERNYTNKRDCLSLGQYIFMLSFSMTTIQNYPLTGIPFIMKWIFIYLLLK
- a CDS encoding glycosyltransferase family 2 protein gives rise to the protein MVSVCIPTYNGEKYIKEQIDSILQQLDENDEIIISDDSSTDATIDIIRAFNDPRIKLLLDNHFNSPIFNLENALKHASGDFIFLSDQDDVWKINKVSVMKRYLKQYTCVVSDAEIVNENLIVINPSYFNLRNCKKGLMRNIIRNSYIGCCMAFNRSILKYVLPFPKEIPMHDVWIGLISEKYGNSIFINDALIKYRRHGKNASQTGEKSKYSLRMKLKMRINIIIALIKR